Proteins from a genomic interval of Bradyrhizobium sp. CCBAU 53340:
- a CDS encoding carboxymuconolactone decarboxylase family protein, translating into MDKKMHDKGLEVRKAVLGEAYVNNALKNVDDFNRPFQEMLNEYCWGTVWGREELPRKTRSMLNIAMIAILNRQHEFRAHLKGALTNGVTRDEIREILMQVAIYGGMPAAVDSFRIAREVFAEIDGKA; encoded by the coding sequence ATGGACAAGAAGATGCACGACAAGGGCCTTGAGGTCCGCAAAGCGGTACTGGGTGAAGCCTATGTCAATAACGCGTTGAAGAATGTCGACGACTTCAACCGCCCGTTCCAGGAGATGCTCAACGAATATTGCTGGGGCACGGTGTGGGGCCGCGAGGAGCTGCCGCGCAAGACCCGCAGCATGCTCAACATCGCCATGATCGCGATCCTCAACCGCCAGCACGAATTCCGCGCCCATCTGAAAGGCGCGCTGACCAACGGCGTCACCCGCGACGAGATCCGCGAGATCCTGATGCAGGTCGCGATCTATGGCGGCATGCCGGCGGCCGTCGACAGCTTCCGCATCGCGCGCGAGGTGTTCGCGGAGATCGATGGGAAGGCGTGA